The Microcystis panniformis FACHB-1757 region AAATCCTTATCCGGCAAAAGACTTAATTGATTAGTTCGTTCTAGTCGGGGGTTGGGTAAAATCGGTGCGATCGGCTTTCTCCATGGCTCAGGTTTTAGCATATATCGTGTAAATGCGCTAATATTCAAACTAAAGCCGTCCTCAAAAGACGGGGTTTGGAACTCAATTTTTCGATGACGACAATAATCGACGAGTTAAGGCAACAATGGCAAGATCGCCTCTCTCAAACAGAGGATTCCTTAACCGATCGCCAACGGGATACCATTATCAATTGGTTACTCGGTGAAGATAGCCAACGTTGGGAAAATTTAGATGAGAGAGATTTAGAAATCGCTAAACGGGGATTAGTCTATCTTTGGCAAATTTTACGGCAACGCTATCTCAAAGTTAGTCCCACCCGCGCCTATCGTAACCTGATCGATCGTCTCGGTGCTTGTGTCACTCTCCGGCAAAAAATTCGCACTTGGGTTTCCTTAAGTCGCGATCGTCGGCAAGCGGTGGCCGATGTCTTGCAAGAAATTATTCAAGAAATGTTAAATAGCGATCGCTATCTGCAATCCCAGTTAGCATGGATCGCTCGTTGTACCAACGATCAAGCTACTCGTGATCAGCTGCTGTTAGCCACCCTAGAGGAATACGCTCTGCGTCCGATCCGCAATCAACCCCTGTTAGCCTATCGTTTTGTTAATTATCTCCGTCGTCAATCGAGAAGCGGTATTACTAACGTGCCGCAGCAAGAAATGATCCGGATTCTCTCCGATGAAATTAGTGGCGATGAGGGGGAAAATAGCTTAAGTTTACTGGATCAAAATGCGATCGCTACCTACGAAGATCAACGCACTTCCCAAGAAGCGCAAATTCAACGGGTAAAGGTTCAAGAGAGTTTTGCCAAGTATCTAGAGGAAAATGTTAGTCGGGAGGCGGTGACTTGGTTTAACCTCTATCTAGGGGGCGAAAACCAAGATGCGATCGCAAAGGCGATGAATATTCCCGTCCAACGGATTTATCGTCTCCGGGAAAAAGTTGGCTATCATGCGATTAAGGTTTTTGCCCTCAATGAAGGGACAGAATTAATCGCTGAATGGTTACAAATCAGCCCGAAAGAGCATAATTTTGGCTTAACTCTCAGTCAATGGCAAAGTTTCTATGCCGGTCTTTCTCCCACGGGTAAAAGCGTTATCGATGGCTTAAAAGCGGGTAAAACCCTTGAGGAAATCGCTGGCGAATTAAACTGTAAACGCACACAAGTGGTCAAAGAATGGACGCAACTTTATCTAAGCGCTCAAAGTCTCAGGACAAAAACCTAATCAGTTATCAGTTATCAGTTATCAGTTATCAGTTATCAGTTATCAGTTATCAGTTATCAGTTATCAGTTATCAGTTATCAGTTATCAGTTATCAGTTATCAGTTATCAGTTATCAGTTATCAGTTATCACTTCACTGAGAAAACTCCCCACACCCCACACCCCACACCCCACACCCCACACCCCATCCCCTTTTTGATTTTTGACTTCAAGAAATATGTGGATTATTAGCAAAAAAGTCGGGGTATTTACCCATTATTTAACCCCTACGGGGACATTTACCCCCAGCATCGACAAAGCCAGTAAATTTTCTGCTCGGGAAATGGCGGATATTATGGCTAAAAAATACGGCGGAATAGTCGAGGCAATGAAATAATTATGACCATTGGCATTTGGATTTTAGGGGATCAATTATGGACAGGACAAGCGGCCTTAGCTAATCATCAAGCCTATTCACAGGAAACGCCGGTTATTTTAATTGAATCCCACAATCATATTCGACAAAGACCCTATCATCAGCAAAAATTAGTTTTAATCTGGTCGGCGATGCGTCATTTTGCCGAAGAATTAAAAACTTTAGGATGGTCTGTCACCTACGAAGTCGCTGAAGATTTTGAGCCGATTTTATCCGCTTGGATTAAGCAATTAGGCATTAAAGAATTACAAATCATGATGCCTAATGATTGCCCTTTTCTTAGATTAATTAAAAATCTCAATTTAGACTGTGCTATAACCCTAATTGATAATAATCACTTTCTCTGGACAAGGACAGATTTTAATAATTGGGCTAAATCTCGTAAAAGACTATTACTAGAGGATTTCTATCGAGAAAGTCGCAAAAAATGGCAGATTTTAATGGAGAATAATCAACCCATAGGAGGACAATGGAACTTTGATAAACAAAACCGCAAACCGCCCAAGGATGGATTAAAAACTGCTGCTCCTCTTTGGTTTGAACCCGATGAAATTACCCTTCAGGTTATCGCTGATGTGGAAGCTTTAGATATTCCTAAATATGGAAAAATCAAACCTTTTCGCTGGGCAGTAACCCGCAGACAAGCTTTACAGGTTTTGGAGCATTTTATTACTAATTGTCTGCCCAACTTTGGACCCTACCAAGATGCGATGATAACGGGAGAAGAAACCCTCTGGCATTCCCTATTATCTCCCTATCTTAATCTAGGATTACTAACGCCGTTGGAAGTGATTCAAGGGGCAGCAATTGCCTATAAAAAAGATAATTTAGCCCTAAATAGCATCGAAGGATTTATCCGTCAGGTGTTGGGATGGCGGGAATATATGCAGGGAATTTATCATTATCTGGGAGAAGATTACGCTAATCATAATTGGTTTGAGCATCAACAACCCTTACCGGCTTTCTTTTGGGATAGTAATCAAACCGAGATGAATTGCCTCAAACAAGTATTATCACAGGTGGAAAATACTGGTTATGCCCATCATATTCAAAGATTAATGATTTTGAGCAATTTTGCCTTAATTTTTGGTTGCTCTCCCCAAGAGATTGAAAACTGGTTTCATAGTGTTTTTATCGATGCCTACGATTGGGTAATGCAGACTAATGTACTGGGAATGGGACAATTTGCCGATGGGGGAATTCTCGCCTCCAAACCCTACGCTTCCTCTGCCAACTATATTGATAAAATGAGTGATTATTGTCGGGGTTGTCTGTATAAAAAAAATGAACGAGTCGGGGAGTTTGCCTGTCCTTTTAACTTTCTTTACTGGGATTTTTTGGCACGACATCGAGAAAAATTAAAGTCCCAAGGTCGAGTTAATATGATTTTAGGTCATCTCGATCGAATGTCGGCAGCTGAACTTAATCAAATGCGCTCCCAGTCCAACCAATTAAGAGCTATCAGTAGTCAGGATTTAGGAGTCAGGAGGAGATAGGGTGATAGGGTTTTGGGGTGATAGGGTGATAGGGTGATAGGGTGATAGGGTGATAGGGTGATAGGGTTTTGGGGTGATAGGGTGATGAGACAACTTCCCCATCTCCCCACTTCCCCACTTCCCCACTTCCCCACAACCAAAACCCACTATGATAATTGCTATATGAGTAAATCAAAGGAAAAAAAACGGATTGCCTATCAGGAATTTGGAGATAAAAGCAATTCTCAAGCTTTTGAGCGTTCCATTCCTGAATTACCCCCAAATCAGCAGAATTTGCGAGTACAAACCTCCCGATCTGGTCGGGCGGGAAAAACCGTTACCATAGTTACAGGTTTTCAATGCCAAACCGAAACTCTGACGAAATTATTAAAACAGTTAAAAACCGCTTGCGGAACGGGTGGTACAGTTAAAGAAAATGCCATTGAGATCCAAGGAGATCATCGCCAAAAAATTCTACAAATTCTCATTGAATCGGGTTACAAAGCCAAAATTAGCGGAGGATAGCTAAAAATGATGATTCCCTCTTGGTTGCTTATCGGTGTCGTCGGATTTTTGGTAGCGTTAGCTGGGGGATTACTCAATTCTCGCGATGTGCGTTGGTTTGCGCGATTGCGTCGTCCCGATTGGTTAACCTTTGAAAGATTAATCCCTCTTATCTGGACAATTATCTATATTTGTGGGGCAATTTCTGCTTATTTAGTCTGGGAAGCTCAACCGGCTAATCGCTGGTTTTTGATGGCTTTTTATCTGTTGGTGGAATTGACTATTACTGCCTATACTCCCGTCACCTGTAAACTACGCAGTCTCAAAGCGGGAACGATTATCGGAGGTACGGGTTTTTTCTTGGGTTGTCTTCTGGCACTATTGGTTTTCCCTGTTTCTTCTTGGGCGGCCATCCTACTCCTACCTTACCTGATCTGGAGTCCGATCGGTACCTATGTGACTTGGGAAATGAGCCATCTCAATCCTCGGGATGTCTAGACAGATAAAGTGGGATGGGTTAAAAATTAACACATCCCACAGGTCTTATTGCCATCTACCAACTTAAAAATCTAGACTGTTTTTTCCGCTCTAACTCGCTCTACCCTGCGAGGAATGGAGCAATCAAGGAAGTTAGGAACCTCCTGACGACAGTGAGGACAATACCAGTAGGCACGACTAGCCACAAGGTGACGAAGGGTAATTCCCGAACATATAGGGCAGCTGTGCATGGATTGTTAGACTAATTTTAAACGTTTTTAAAATTGCCCTACCTCCCACTGCCATTGTAAACAAAATCGCCGCTCTTTAAATCTAACTTTAGGTAGAAACCCAGTGTTTCTTTCGATAGATTTCCCAGAAAATACCTAGGTACGAGGACGGAAAAGATGGGAATGTTGCGGGTGATAAAGTTGCGATCGAGTTCCTGTAATCTGGTTTAAAGCGGGACTAATAAGATAAAGGGTAGTTCTAGTTAGATTTTCCCGATGGGTTAGTTGGGCCATCTCTGATAGGGGGACAACCCAGATTTTTTCGTCGGGCCAACCGAGACGGAAACAAACGGCCACCTGTTGCTCTGGTGAGTAGTATCGTAGGAGTTTTTCCTGGGCTTTGTCAATGTGACGGGCGGCTAAATATAGGCATAAACTGGCTTTATGAGCGGCTAAAGAGGCTAATTCTTCACTTTCTGGCATGGGAGAGGCTTTTCCTTCCACCCGGGTTAGAATAATTGTCTGGACTAATTCCGGAATCGTTAATTCTAGGGCCAATTTAGCCGCTAATCCTTGAAAGGCACTAATTCCAGGGATTAGCTGAAAGGGTATATCTGCTGCTGTCAAAAGCTCAATTTGTTCTTGGATGGCACTATAGAGACTTAAATCCCCCGATTGCAGTCGCACCACCGCTAAACCCCGACGCACGCGATCGATCATTAAAGGGATAATTTCTTCTAGGGTGATGCTACTGGTGGGAATTAACTCGGCATCTTGACGAGTATCCTCAAGAATCTGTTTGGGGACGAGGGAATCAGCAAAGACGATAACATCGGCTTTTTGGAGAATTTTATCGGCTTTTACCGTCAATAATTCCGGATCTCCGGGTCCTGCACCAATAAAGTAAACGGCCGGGGAGAGCGCAGAGGAGTCCATTAAAGTCATACTAAATCCTGTTTACAAGGGGTGTGGGGAAGTGGGGAAGTGGGGAAGTGGGGAAGTGGGGAAATTTCAACTAAAACCCCAAAACCCTAAAACCCCAAAACCCAACCCCGATCATTAACCTGAACATTTGTATTTAATTAGGGTCAATGACTATAATTAATGATAAAGCACAGTCAGCATTGACAATGATTAGCGATCAATCCCTCCCCCCCCAAAATATTGAAGCGGAAGAATCTATCTTAGGTGGTATTTTACTAGATCCAAAAGCGTTAGGTAGAATCAGTGATTTTTTAATTCCAGAAGCTTTCTATGTGAAAACCCATCAAGATATTTATCGTGCGGCACTTGCTTTACAAGGGAAGGGAAAACCGACGGATTTAATGACGGTTAGCAGTTGGTTACAGGATAATCATCTGCTGGAAGAAATCGGGGGAATGCCGCGATTGTTACAATTAATTGAGCGCACTGTCTCGGCTGCTAACATCGATCGCTATGCTGAATTAGTGATGGATAAATATATGCGTCGTCAGTTAATTTCCACCGGGGGAGAAATTATTGAGTTAGCCAGGGATACGACGCTAGAATTAGAAAATGTTTTCGATGAATCGGAACAAAAGATTTTTCGTCTCACCCAAAAACGACCCCAGGAGGGTTTAATTTTTCTGGGGGATACTTTAATCGAAACTTTTAACGAAATTGAGAAAATGCAGGAGACGACAACTCTACCCGGTATCGAAACTCAATTTTATGATCTCGATGCGATGACCAGTGGTTTACAACCCTCGGATTTAGTTATTATCGCCGGTAGGCCTTCCATGGGAAAAACTTCTTTTGCTCTTAATATTGCTTATAATATCGCTCAACAGAATTTACCTGTGGCGGTTTTTAGTTTGGAGATGTCTAAAGAACAATTAGCCCAACGTTTGTTATCGAATGAGGCTAAAATCGAAAGTAATCGGATTCGCTCGGGCCGTTTGGGACAAAATGATTTAGAGAAGGTTCTTGGGGGACTAGAAAAGTTATTAAATTTGCCCATATATATCGATGATAGTGCCAATTTAAGTGTAATTCAAATGCGTTCCCAAGTGCGGCGTTTACAGGCAGAAAAAAAGGGGCAAATGGGATTAGTTTTAATCGATTATCTGCAATTAATGGAAGGGGGAGGTGATAATCGTGTTCAGGAACTTTCTAAAATTACCCGCAGTCTTAAGGGTTTAGCGAGAGAAATTCATGCTCCGGTAATTGCTCTTTCTCAGTTAAGTCGCGCCGTGGAATCTCGCAATAATAAAAGACCGATGATGTCCGATTTACGCGAGTCGGGATGTTTAGCGGGTGATAGTTTAGTTGAGTTAGCCGCTCCTCGTGCTAAAGTGCCAATTTGTCAGTTAGTTAATTGCTCTAATTTTACGGTTTTTGCTCTTAATGAGGAAACAATGAAATTAGAAAAAGCACTGGTAACTAAGGTCTTTTCCACAGGATTTAAGCCAGTTTTTCGATTAACAACTCGTTTAGGTCGCACGATTAGAGCTACAGCCAATCATAAATTTTTGACTGTCCACGGTTGGCAAAGATTAGATGAATTAAATATCGGTAATTATATCGCTTTACCTCGCTCTCTGAGTAATTCAGACCTAAGGTTTAATTGGGATGAAGTTATGGCAATTCAAGCGGATGGAGAGACAGAAGTGTATGATTTAACAGTAGATAAATTGCATAATTTTATTGCCAATAATATCATCGTCCATAATAGTATCGAACAGGATGCGGATTTAATTATGATGTTATACCGAGATGAATATTATAACCCCGATAGTCCCGATCGAGGTGTGGCCGAAGTAATTATTACTAAACACCGTAACGGTCCCACCGGCACAATTAAGCTACTTTTTCAACCAGAATTTACCAAGTTTCTTAATCTTAAACAAAGTCGCTCTAATTATTAAAATGCAAGCAACTATTAATTATAAAACTCCCAATTGGCTCTTAATACTTTTGGCAATTATCCTAACTCTCGGTGTGGTTTTTCGTTTTGCAAATATCGATCAAAAAATCTATTGGCATGATGAATCCTACACCACCATTAGAACCACTGGTTATCAAGCAAAGGAAATCGCTGATACTATCTTTCAAAACCGTCTTTTATCTACCACAGAATTAGGAAAATTTCAACAACTGAAACCAGAAAGTAATGTTTTTGACACAATAAAATCTCTCGCTAAAGAAGACCCTCAGCACCCACCTTTATACTTTATTATCTCTCGCTATTGGGAAAAAATATTCGGTTTTTCTCCCGTTTCTTCCCGCAGTTTAGCGATTGTTTTTAGTCTTCTCTCTCTGCCATTTATTTACTATCTATCCCTAGAAATATTTACATCAAAGTTAACGGCAATTCTAGCAGTAATTTTATTAGCACTCTCTCCAGTTGATATAATATTTGCTCAAATGTCCCGTCAGTATAGTCTTTTAGTTTTGTTAACTATAATTAGTCAATTAATGCTGTTAAAATGCCTCAAAAAAAGAACTCTTGTTAATTGGTCTTTATACACCTTCTCTAATACTCTCGGACTCTACACCCATCTCTTTTTTATTCTTAACTTATTTGCTCAAGCAACCTTGATAATTTGGTATCTTGTTATGAAACCAGAGCGAAAAAATAACTTGATATTTTTCCTGTTATCTGGGTTAACAATGATAATTTTATATATACCCTGGTTACAGGTTTTTTTAACTAACTCTCAAAGGGCCTTTAATTCCACCAGTTGGGCTGCCGTTAACTATCTCGATTGGGGATTGTTCGGTAAATTATGGCTCTTAACTTTTACTTGTCCATTTAGCGATAGCGATTTTGGTTTTAATAACATCTTCACCTATATATATAGACTGATTTTTTTAATCTTAATTATCTATGCTTTTTATCGAGTTTATCGCTACAATCACCCCATAGCTTTTACTTTTCTGATTACCTCAACCCTAGTACCTTTCCTAGCTTTAGTCATTCCCGATCTAATTTTGACCACCACTAGATCGACTGTCACCCGTTATCTAATTGCGACTTTTCCCACTATCTATATAACTGTAGCTTTTTTCTTGTCACAATTGCTTAATCAAGGCAAAATTTTAGGTAAAATTATCTTGACTTTTTTGTTAACTGCTAGTATAATATCGAACTTCAATAATGCTCTTTCCGAAACCAGTTGGGCA contains the following coding sequences:
- a CDS encoding HetZ-related protein 2 encodes the protein MTTIIDELRQQWQDRLSQTEDSLTDRQRDTIINWLLGEDSQRWENLDERDLEIAKRGLVYLWQILRQRYLKVSPTRAYRNLIDRLGACVTLRQKIRTWVSLSRDRRQAVADVLQEIIQEMLNSDRYLQSQLAWIARCTNDQATRDQLLLATLEEYALRPIRNQPLLAYRFVNYLRRQSRSGITNVPQQEMIRILSDEISGDEGENSLSLLDQNAIATYEDQRTSQEAQIQRVKVQESFAKYLEENVSREAVTWFNLYLGGENQDAIAKAMNIPVQRIYRLREKVGYHAIKVFALNEGTELIAEWLQISPKEHNFGLTLSQWQSFYAGLSPTGKSVIDGLKAGKTLEEIAGELNCKRTQVVKEWTQLYLSAQSLRTKT
- a CDS encoding cryptochrome/photolyase family protein — its product is MTIGIWILGDQLWTGQAALANHQAYSQETPVILIESHNHIRQRPYHQQKLVLIWSAMRHFAEELKTLGWSVTYEVAEDFEPILSAWIKQLGIKELQIMMPNDCPFLRLIKNLNLDCAITLIDNNHFLWTRTDFNNWAKSRKRLLLEDFYRESRKKWQILMENNQPIGGQWNFDKQNRKPPKDGLKTAAPLWFEPDEITLQVIADVEALDIPKYGKIKPFRWAVTRRQALQVLEHFITNCLPNFGPYQDAMITGEETLWHSLLSPYLNLGLLTPLEVIQGAAIAYKKDNLALNSIEGFIRQVLGWREYMQGIYHYLGEDYANHNWFEHQQPLPAFFWDSNQTEMNCLKQVLSQVENTGYAHHIQRLMILSNFALIFGCSPQEIENWFHSVFIDAYDWVMQTNVLGMGQFADGGILASKPYASSANYIDKMSDYCRGCLYKKNERVGEFACPFNFLYWDFLARHREKLKSQGRVNMILGHLDRMSAAELNQMRSQSNQLRAISSQDLGVRRR
- a CDS encoding translation initiation factor → MSKSKEKKRIAYQEFGDKSNSQAFERSIPELPPNQQNLRVQTSRSGRAGKTVTIVTGFQCQTETLTKLLKQLKTACGTGGTVKENAIEIQGDHRQKILQILIESGYKAKISGG
- a CDS encoding TspO/MBR family protein → MIPSWLLIGVVGFLVALAGGLLNSRDVRWFARLRRPDWLTFERLIPLIWTIIYICGAISAYLVWEAQPANRWFLMAFYLLVELTITAYTPVTCKLRSLKAGTIIGGTGFFLGCLLALLVFPVSSWAAILLLPYLIWSPIGTYVTWEMSHLNPRDV
- the cobM gene encoding precorrin-4 C(11)-methyltransferase, with translation MTLMDSSALSPAVYFIGAGPGDPELLTVKADKILQKADVIVFADSLVPKQILEDTRQDAELIPTSSITLEEIIPLMIDRVRRGLAVVRLQSGDLSLYSAIQEQIELLTAADIPFQLIPGISAFQGLAAKLALELTIPELVQTIILTRVEGKASPMPESEELASLAAHKASLCLYLAARHIDKAQEKLLRYYSPEQQVAVCFRLGWPDEKIWVVPLSEMAQLTHRENLTRTTLYLISPALNQITGTRSQLYHPQHSHLFRPRT
- the dnaB gene encoding replicative DNA helicase — protein: MISDQSLPPQNIEAEESILGGILLDPKALGRISDFLIPEAFYVKTHQDIYRAALALQGKGKPTDLMTVSSWLQDNHLLEEIGGMPRLLQLIERTVSAANIDRYAELVMDKYMRRQLISTGGEIIELARDTTLELENVFDESEQKIFRLTQKRPQEGLIFLGDTLIETFNEIEKMQETTTLPGIETQFYDLDAMTSGLQPSDLVIIAGRPSMGKTSFALNIAYNIAQQNLPVAVFSLEMSKEQLAQRLLSNEAKIESNRIRSGRLGQNDLEKVLGGLEKLLNLPIYIDDSANLSVIQMRSQVRRLQAEKKGQMGLVLIDYLQLMEGGGDNRVQELSKITRSLKGLAREIHAPVIALSQLSRAVESRNNKRPMMSDLRESGCLAGDSLVELAAPRAKVPICQLVNCSNFTVFALNEETMKLEKALVTKVFSTGFKPVFRLTTRLGRTIRATANHKFLTVHGWQRLDELNIGNYIALPRSLSNSDLRFNWDEVMAIQADGETEVYDLTVDKLHNFIANNIIVHNSIEQDADLIMMLYRDEYYNPDSPDRGVAEVIITKHRNGPTGTIKLLFQPEFTKFLNLKQSRSNY
- a CDS encoding glycosyltransferase family 39 protein encodes the protein MQATINYKTPNWLLILLAIILTLGVVFRFANIDQKIYWHDESYTTIRTTGYQAKEIADTIFQNRLLSTTELGKFQQLKPESNVFDTIKSLAKEDPQHPPLYFIISRYWEKIFGFSPVSSRSLAIVFSLLSLPFIYYLSLEIFTSKLTAILAVILLALSPVDIIFAQMSRQYSLLVLLTIISQLMLLKCLKKRTLVNWSLYTFSNTLGLYTHLFFILNLFAQATLIIWYLVMKPERKNNLIFFLLSGLTMIILYIPWLQVFLTNSQRAFNSTSWAAVNYLDWGLFGKLWLLTFTCPFSDSDFGFNNIFTYIYRLIFLILIIYAFYRVYRYNHPIAFTFLITSTLVPFLALVIPDLILTTTRSTVTRYLIATFPTIYITVAFFLSQLLNQGKILGKIILTFLLTASIISNFNNALSETSWAKVPSYWNGEVARKINAVPKAIVISDEGNDWTNLGDLLSLNYRLNADVQYFLTTTNPDTDKLKEVLEIPQANLFLFRPSNRLLLTLDQFDIRLDDFYPQGQLWRGKK